In Canis lupus dingo isolate Sandy chromosome 1, ASM325472v2, whole genome shotgun sequence, a single genomic region encodes these proteins:
- the ERCC2 gene encoding general transcription and DNA repair factor IIH helicase subunit XPD isoform X1, translated as MKLNVDGLLVYFPYDYIYPEQFSYMLELKRTLDAKGHGVLEMPSGTGKTVSLLALIMAYQRAYPLEVTKLIYCSRTVPEIEKVIEELRKLLNFYEKQEGEKLPFLGLALSSRKNLCIHPEVMPLRFGKDVDGKCHSLTASYVRAQYQQDSSLPHCRFYEEFDVHGRQVPLPAGIYNLDDLKALGQRQGWCPYFLARYSILHANVVVYSYHYLLDPKIAELVSKELARKAVVVFDEAHNIDNVCIDSMSVNITRRTLDRCQGNLETLQKTVLRIKETDEQRLREEYRRLVEGLREASAARETDAHLANPVLPDEVLQEAVPGSIRTAEHFLGFLRRLLEYVKWRLRVQHVVQESPPAFLSGLAQRVCIQRKPLRFCAERLRSLLHTLEIADLADFSPLTLLANFATLVSTYAKGFTIIIEPFDDRTPTIANPILHFSCMDASLAIKPVFERFQSVIITSGTLSPLDIYPKILDFHPVTMATFTMTLARVCLCPMIIGRGNDQVAISSKFETREDIAVIRNYGNLLLEMSAVVPDGIVAFFTSYQYMESTVASWYEQGILENIQRNKLLFIETQDGAETSVALEKYQEACENGRGAILLSVARGKVSEGIDFVHHYGRAVIMFGVPYVYTQSRILKARLEYLRDQFQIRENDFLTFDAMRHAAQCVGRAIRGKTDYGLMVFADKRFARADKRGKLPRWIQEHLTDANLNLTVDEGVQVAKYFLRQMAQPFHREDQLGLSLLSLEQLESEETLRRIEQIAQQL; from the exons ATGAA gCTCAACGTGGACGGGCTGCTGGTCTACTTCCCTTACGACTACATCTACCCGGAGCAGTTCTCCTACATGCTGGAGCTCAAGCGCACGCTGGACGCCAAG GGTCATGGAGTCCTGGAGATGCCCTCAGGCACTGGGAAGACAGTGTCCCTGTTGGCACTGATCATGGCATACCAGAGG GCATATCCACTGGAAGTGACTAAACTCATCTACTGCTCAAGAACTGTGCCTGAGATTGAGAAG GTCATTGAAGAGCTGCGAAAGTTGCTCAACTTCTATGAGAAGCAGGAGGGTGAGAAGCTGCCATTTTTGGGGCTTGCTCTGAGCTCCCGGAAGAACCTGTGTATTCATCCTGAG GTGATGCCCTTGCGCTTTGGGAAAGATGTCGACGGGAAATGCCACAGCCTCACAGCCTCGTACGTGCGGGCGCAGTACCAGCAGGACTCCAGCTTGCCCCACTGCCGCTTCTACGAG GAATTTGATGTCCATGGgcgccaggtgcccctccctgctgGGATCTACAACCTGGATGACCTGAAGGCCCTGGGGCAGCGCCAGGGCTGGTGCCCATACTTCCTTGCCCGCTACTCG ATCCTGCACGCCAATGTGGTGGTTTACAGTTACCACTACCTCTTGGACCCCAAGATTGCAGAGCTGGTGTCTAAGGAGCTGGCCCGGAAGGCTGTCGTGGTCTTTGATGAGGCCCACAACATTG ACAATGTCTGCATCGACTCGATGAGTGTCAACATCACTCGCCGGACCCTTGACCGCTGCCAGGGCAACCTGGAGACCTTACAGAAGACGGTGCTCAG gaTCAAGGAGACAGATGAGCAGCGTCTGCGGGAGGAGTACCGACGCCTGGTAGAGGGGCTGCGGGAGGCCAGTGCTGCCCGGGAGACCGATGCCCACCTGGCCAACCCCGTGCTTCCTGATGAGGTGCTACAGG AGGCGGTCCCCGGCTCCATCCGCACGGCTGAACACTTCCTGGGCTTCCTACGGCGGCTGCTGGAATACGTCAAGTGGCGGCTGCGGGTACAGCACGTGGTGCAGGAGAGCCCCCCTGCCTTCCTCAGCGGCCTGGCCCAGCGTGTGTGCATCCAGCGCAAGCCCCTCAG ATTCTGTGCCGAACGCCTCCGCTCCCTCTTGCACACCCTGGAGATTGCCGATCTTGCGGACttctctcccctcaccctcctcgCTAACTTCGCCACCCTCGTCAGCACCTATGCCAAGG GTTTCACCATCATCATCGAGCCCTTTGATGACAGGACCCCCACCATTGCCAACCCCATCCTGCACTTCAG CTGCATGGATGCTTCACTGGCCATCAAACCCGTGTTTGAGCGTTTCCAGTCTGTCATCATCACATCTGGG ACGCTGTCCCCACTGGACATCTACCCCAAGATTCTGGACTTCCACCCCGTCACCATGGCAACCTTCACCATGACGCTGGCCCGGGTCTGCCTCTGCCCTATG ATCATTGGTCGTGGCAATGACCAGGTGGCCATTAGCTCTAAATTTGAGACCCGGGAAGATATTG CGGTGATCCGGAACTATGGGAACCTCCTGCTGGAGATGTCTGCTGTTGTCCCTGATGGCATCGTGGCCTTCTTCACCAGCTACCAGTACATGGAGAGCACCGTGGCTTCCTGGTATGAGCAG GGCATTCTTGAAAACATCCAGAGGAATAAGCTGCTCTTCATTGAGACCCAAGATGGGGCTGAGACCAGCGTTGCCCTGGAGAAGTaccaggag gcctgtgAGAATGGCCGTGGAGCCATCCTGCTGTCAGTGGCCCGAGGCAAAGTGTCCGAGGGAATTGACTTTG TGCACCACTACGGGCGGGCTGTCATCATGTTCGGTGTCCCCTACGTCTACACCCAGAGCCGTATTCTTAAG GCACGGCTGGAGTACCTACGTGACCAGTTCCAGATCCGAGAAAATGACTTCCTCACCTTCGATGCCATGCGCCACGCAGCCCAGTGTGTGGGTCGTGCCATTCGGGGCAAGACGGACTATGGCCTCATGGTCTTTGCTGATAAG CGGTTTGCCCGGGCAGACAAGCGTGGGAAACTGCCTCGCTGGATCCAGGAGCACCTCACTGATGCCAACCTCAACCTGACTGTTGACGAGGGAGTCCAGGTTGCCAAGTACTTCCTGAGGCAGATGGCTCAGCCATTCCACCGG gaGGACCAGCTGGGCCTGTCCCTGCTTAGCCTGGAGCAGCTGGAATCAGAAGAGACGCTGCGGAGGATAGAGCAGATTGCTCAGCAGCTGTAG
- the ERCC2 gene encoding general transcription and DNA repair factor IIH helicase subunit XPD isoform X2 — protein sequence MLELKRTLDAKGHGVLEMPSGTGKTVSLLALIMAYQRAYPLEVTKLIYCSRTVPEIEKVIEELRKLLNFYEKQEGEKLPFLGLALSSRKNLCIHPEVMPLRFGKDVDGKCHSLTASYVRAQYQQDSSLPHCRFYEEFDVHGRQVPLPAGIYNLDDLKALGQRQGWCPYFLARYSILHANVVVYSYHYLLDPKIAELVSKELARKAVVVFDEAHNIDNVCIDSMSVNITRRTLDRCQGNLETLQKTVLRIKETDEQRLREEYRRLVEGLREASAARETDAHLANPVLPDEVLQEAVPGSIRTAEHFLGFLRRLLEYVKWRLRVQHVVQESPPAFLSGLAQRVCIQRKPLRFCAERLRSLLHTLEIADLADFSPLTLLANFATLVSTYAKGFTIIIEPFDDRTPTIANPILHFSCMDASLAIKPVFERFQSVIITSGTLSPLDIYPKILDFHPVTMATFTMTLARVCLCPMIIGRGNDQVAISSKFETREDIAVIRNYGNLLLEMSAVVPDGIVAFFTSYQYMESTVASWYEQGILENIQRNKLLFIETQDGAETSVALEKYQEACENGRGAILLSVARGKVSEGIDFVHHYGRAVIMFGVPYVYTQSRILKARLEYLRDQFQIRENDFLTFDAMRHAAQCVGRAIRGKTDYGLMVFADKRFARADKRGKLPRWIQEHLTDANLNLTVDEGVQVAKYFLRQMAQPFHREDQLGLSLLSLEQLESEETLRRIEQIAQQL from the exons ATGCTGGAGCTCAAGCGCACGCTGGACGCCAAG GGTCATGGAGTCCTGGAGATGCCCTCAGGCACTGGGAAGACAGTGTCCCTGTTGGCACTGATCATGGCATACCAGAGG GCATATCCACTGGAAGTGACTAAACTCATCTACTGCTCAAGAACTGTGCCTGAGATTGAGAAG GTCATTGAAGAGCTGCGAAAGTTGCTCAACTTCTATGAGAAGCAGGAGGGTGAGAAGCTGCCATTTTTGGGGCTTGCTCTGAGCTCCCGGAAGAACCTGTGTATTCATCCTGAG GTGATGCCCTTGCGCTTTGGGAAAGATGTCGACGGGAAATGCCACAGCCTCACAGCCTCGTACGTGCGGGCGCAGTACCAGCAGGACTCCAGCTTGCCCCACTGCCGCTTCTACGAG GAATTTGATGTCCATGGgcgccaggtgcccctccctgctgGGATCTACAACCTGGATGACCTGAAGGCCCTGGGGCAGCGCCAGGGCTGGTGCCCATACTTCCTTGCCCGCTACTCG ATCCTGCACGCCAATGTGGTGGTTTACAGTTACCACTACCTCTTGGACCCCAAGATTGCAGAGCTGGTGTCTAAGGAGCTGGCCCGGAAGGCTGTCGTGGTCTTTGATGAGGCCCACAACATTG ACAATGTCTGCATCGACTCGATGAGTGTCAACATCACTCGCCGGACCCTTGACCGCTGCCAGGGCAACCTGGAGACCTTACAGAAGACGGTGCTCAG gaTCAAGGAGACAGATGAGCAGCGTCTGCGGGAGGAGTACCGACGCCTGGTAGAGGGGCTGCGGGAGGCCAGTGCTGCCCGGGAGACCGATGCCCACCTGGCCAACCCCGTGCTTCCTGATGAGGTGCTACAGG AGGCGGTCCCCGGCTCCATCCGCACGGCTGAACACTTCCTGGGCTTCCTACGGCGGCTGCTGGAATACGTCAAGTGGCGGCTGCGGGTACAGCACGTGGTGCAGGAGAGCCCCCCTGCCTTCCTCAGCGGCCTGGCCCAGCGTGTGTGCATCCAGCGCAAGCCCCTCAG ATTCTGTGCCGAACGCCTCCGCTCCCTCTTGCACACCCTGGAGATTGCCGATCTTGCGGACttctctcccctcaccctcctcgCTAACTTCGCCACCCTCGTCAGCACCTATGCCAAGG GTTTCACCATCATCATCGAGCCCTTTGATGACAGGACCCCCACCATTGCCAACCCCATCCTGCACTTCAG CTGCATGGATGCTTCACTGGCCATCAAACCCGTGTTTGAGCGTTTCCAGTCTGTCATCATCACATCTGGG ACGCTGTCCCCACTGGACATCTACCCCAAGATTCTGGACTTCCACCCCGTCACCATGGCAACCTTCACCATGACGCTGGCCCGGGTCTGCCTCTGCCCTATG ATCATTGGTCGTGGCAATGACCAGGTGGCCATTAGCTCTAAATTTGAGACCCGGGAAGATATTG CGGTGATCCGGAACTATGGGAACCTCCTGCTGGAGATGTCTGCTGTTGTCCCTGATGGCATCGTGGCCTTCTTCACCAGCTACCAGTACATGGAGAGCACCGTGGCTTCCTGGTATGAGCAG GGCATTCTTGAAAACATCCAGAGGAATAAGCTGCTCTTCATTGAGACCCAAGATGGGGCTGAGACCAGCGTTGCCCTGGAGAAGTaccaggag gcctgtgAGAATGGCCGTGGAGCCATCCTGCTGTCAGTGGCCCGAGGCAAAGTGTCCGAGGGAATTGACTTTG TGCACCACTACGGGCGGGCTGTCATCATGTTCGGTGTCCCCTACGTCTACACCCAGAGCCGTATTCTTAAG GCACGGCTGGAGTACCTACGTGACCAGTTCCAGATCCGAGAAAATGACTTCCTCACCTTCGATGCCATGCGCCACGCAGCCCAGTGTGTGGGTCGTGCCATTCGGGGCAAGACGGACTATGGCCTCATGGTCTTTGCTGATAAG CGGTTTGCCCGGGCAGACAAGCGTGGGAAACTGCCTCGCTGGATCCAGGAGCACCTCACTGATGCCAACCTCAACCTGACTGTTGACGAGGGAGTCCAGGTTGCCAAGTACTTCCTGAGGCAGATGGCTCAGCCATTCCACCGG gaGGACCAGCTGGGCCTGTCCCTGCTTAGCCTGGAGCAGCTGGAATCAGAAGAGACGCTGCGGAGGATAGAGCAGATTGCTCAGCAGCTGTAG
- the ERCC2 gene encoding general transcription and DNA repair factor IIH helicase subunit XPD isoform X3 → MPLRFGKDVDGKCHSLTASYVRAQYQQDSSLPHCRFYEEFDVHGRQVPLPAGIYNLDDLKALGQRQGWCPYFLARYSILHANVVVYSYHYLLDPKIAELVSKELARKAVVVFDEAHNIDNVCIDSMSVNITRRTLDRCQGNLETLQKTVLRIKETDEQRLREEYRRLVEGLREASAARETDAHLANPVLPDEVLQEAVPGSIRTAEHFLGFLRRLLEYVKWRLRVQHVVQESPPAFLSGLAQRVCIQRKPLRFCAERLRSLLHTLEIADLADFSPLTLLANFATLVSTYAKGFTIIIEPFDDRTPTIANPILHFSCMDASLAIKPVFERFQSVIITSGTLSPLDIYPKILDFHPVTMATFTMTLARVCLCPMIIGRGNDQVAISSKFETREDIAVIRNYGNLLLEMSAVVPDGIVAFFTSYQYMESTVASWYEQGILENIQRNKLLFIETQDGAETSVALEKYQEACENGRGAILLSVARGKVSEGIDFVHHYGRAVIMFGVPYVYTQSRILKARLEYLRDQFQIRENDFLTFDAMRHAAQCVGRAIRGKTDYGLMVFADKRFARADKRGKLPRWIQEHLTDANLNLTVDEGVQVAKYFLRQMAQPFHREDQLGLSLLSLEQLESEETLRRIEQIAQQL, encoded by the exons ATGCCCTTGCGCTTTGGGAAAGATGTCGACGGGAAATGCCACAGCCTCACAGCCTCGTACGTGCGGGCGCAGTACCAGCAGGACTCCAGCTTGCCCCACTGCCGCTTCTACGAG GAATTTGATGTCCATGGgcgccaggtgcccctccctgctgGGATCTACAACCTGGATGACCTGAAGGCCCTGGGGCAGCGCCAGGGCTGGTGCCCATACTTCCTTGCCCGCTACTCG ATCCTGCACGCCAATGTGGTGGTTTACAGTTACCACTACCTCTTGGACCCCAAGATTGCAGAGCTGGTGTCTAAGGAGCTGGCCCGGAAGGCTGTCGTGGTCTTTGATGAGGCCCACAACATTG ACAATGTCTGCATCGACTCGATGAGTGTCAACATCACTCGCCGGACCCTTGACCGCTGCCAGGGCAACCTGGAGACCTTACAGAAGACGGTGCTCAG gaTCAAGGAGACAGATGAGCAGCGTCTGCGGGAGGAGTACCGACGCCTGGTAGAGGGGCTGCGGGAGGCCAGTGCTGCCCGGGAGACCGATGCCCACCTGGCCAACCCCGTGCTTCCTGATGAGGTGCTACAGG AGGCGGTCCCCGGCTCCATCCGCACGGCTGAACACTTCCTGGGCTTCCTACGGCGGCTGCTGGAATACGTCAAGTGGCGGCTGCGGGTACAGCACGTGGTGCAGGAGAGCCCCCCTGCCTTCCTCAGCGGCCTGGCCCAGCGTGTGTGCATCCAGCGCAAGCCCCTCAG ATTCTGTGCCGAACGCCTCCGCTCCCTCTTGCACACCCTGGAGATTGCCGATCTTGCGGACttctctcccctcaccctcctcgCTAACTTCGCCACCCTCGTCAGCACCTATGCCAAGG GTTTCACCATCATCATCGAGCCCTTTGATGACAGGACCCCCACCATTGCCAACCCCATCCTGCACTTCAG CTGCATGGATGCTTCACTGGCCATCAAACCCGTGTTTGAGCGTTTCCAGTCTGTCATCATCACATCTGGG ACGCTGTCCCCACTGGACATCTACCCCAAGATTCTGGACTTCCACCCCGTCACCATGGCAACCTTCACCATGACGCTGGCCCGGGTCTGCCTCTGCCCTATG ATCATTGGTCGTGGCAATGACCAGGTGGCCATTAGCTCTAAATTTGAGACCCGGGAAGATATTG CGGTGATCCGGAACTATGGGAACCTCCTGCTGGAGATGTCTGCTGTTGTCCCTGATGGCATCGTGGCCTTCTTCACCAGCTACCAGTACATGGAGAGCACCGTGGCTTCCTGGTATGAGCAG GGCATTCTTGAAAACATCCAGAGGAATAAGCTGCTCTTCATTGAGACCCAAGATGGGGCTGAGACCAGCGTTGCCCTGGAGAAGTaccaggag gcctgtgAGAATGGCCGTGGAGCCATCCTGCTGTCAGTGGCCCGAGGCAAAGTGTCCGAGGGAATTGACTTTG TGCACCACTACGGGCGGGCTGTCATCATGTTCGGTGTCCCCTACGTCTACACCCAGAGCCGTATTCTTAAG GCACGGCTGGAGTACCTACGTGACCAGTTCCAGATCCGAGAAAATGACTTCCTCACCTTCGATGCCATGCGCCACGCAGCCCAGTGTGTGGGTCGTGCCATTCGGGGCAAGACGGACTATGGCCTCATGGTCTTTGCTGATAAG CGGTTTGCCCGGGCAGACAAGCGTGGGAAACTGCCTCGCTGGATCCAGGAGCACCTCACTGATGCCAACCTCAACCTGACTGTTGACGAGGGAGTCCAGGTTGCCAAGTACTTCCTGAGGCAGATGGCTCAGCCATTCCACCGG gaGGACCAGCTGGGCCTGTCCCTGCTTAGCCTGGAGCAGCTGGAATCAGAAGAGACGCTGCGGAGGATAGAGCAGATTGCTCAGCAGCTGTAG